Genomic segment of Deinococcus multiflagellatus:
GCAAGAAGTGGCCCGGCGTCTTCCCCGAAGACGACCGCATCCGCCTGAGCGCCGAACACCTGCAGGTGTGCGTGGGCAGCCTGGAGGAGTGGAAGCTCTTTAACAGCAACCTTGACGTGGTGGACGAAGCCTTCGAGTACCTGGTCAACAAGAGCAGCAAGGGCGAGAAGGGCCAGTATTTCACGCCGCGCTGGGTCATTGATATGGCTGTCAAGATGATGAACCCGAAAGAGGAAGAGACCATCATCGACACGGCGGCGGGCAGCGCTGGGTTCACGGTCCACAGCATCTTTCACGTTTGGGATCAGATCAAAGCCGATCTGGACAAAGACAAGCCCGCTGAGGAAAGGGGAAAATCACACCTCTTCTCGATGGAAGAAAAGGACCGCCGGTTTCACGATTACGTGGCCGAGAAGGTCTACGCCATAGACTTCGACGAAAAAAGCGTGCGCGTGGCCCGCTGCCTGAACCTGATCGCCGGAGACGGACAGACCAACGTGCTGCACCTCAACACCCTCGATTACCCCAAGTGGGACCAGCGGGTGGACGAGGAAGAGTGGCAAGACGCCTACGGTGACGGCTGGCGCAGGCTCAAGCGGCTCCGCAAGGACAAGAAGAGTTACCGACACTTCGGGTTTGACGTGCTGCTCGCCAACCCGCCCTTCGCGGGCGACATCAAGCAGAGTTCGATGCTGAGTCACTACGACCTGGGGCACAAGACCAACGGCAAGGTCGAGAGTGCTGTGGGCCGCGACCTGCTGTTTATTGAGCGCAACCTCGACTTTCTGAAACCGGGTGGGCGAATGGCCGTGGTGTTGCCGCAGGGCCGCTTCAACAACAGCAGCGACAAGCGTGTGCGCGAGTACATCATGGAGCGCTGCCGCATCCTGGCCGTGGTCGGGCTGCACCCCAACACCTTCAAGCCCCACACGGGCACCAAGACCAGCGTGCTGTTTGTGCAAAAGTGGAACGAAGACCCGGATGCTGGCCCGCTGTGCCCCCCGCGTGACGACTACCCCATCTTTTTTGCTACCCAGCAGAAGCCCAGCAAGGACAACAGCGGTGACAAAATCTACGTGACCGATGCCCGGGGCCTGCGCAAGCGCGACAGCCACGGGCACTGGATCGTGCAGCACGATCTGTTCAACCACGAGGGCGAGACCGAGGACGGCATTGCCGAAGCCTTTGCCGAGTTTGCCCGCCGGGAGAAGCTCAGTTTTTTTTAGATCGCCCCTTCGATGAAGCCCGCTACCGGGCACTTCAGGAGGGGCTGGAAATGGCTGAGGTCAGACTGAGTGAGGTCTCCACAGGCAATGCCCAGAAGAGATTTGACCCGGAATATTTCAACCGCGCGGCACTGTTCGCCGCCAAACAGCTTGAAGGCGCTTCAGAGCTTGGCAGCTTGGTTGATTCTGGATACCGAGTTGTCTATGAGAACACAGAGGCCATAGAGGTGAACGAGGAGAGCACTCTTCCCTATTTTCTCCAATCCTCAGACATCACAACGCCTTTTATAAATTCCGAAGGCATGATTCGTGTCGCGGAGTCGGAATGGTTGCGTTATCCAAAAGGCAGGATTCAGCCGGGAGAATTGCTCATCGAAGTCAAGGGCAAGGCAGAAAAAATTGCCATCGTGCC
This window contains:
- a CDS encoding N-6 DNA methylase: MQTLPELLGAANFGSAASIFGTTAINDVNDRLIEKNGKTYVKCLVRDKDVQAKQEEVVRQLWLHRLLHHYGYPKGRMTVEYPVTFGRDTSKRADIVVFDKDDPTAPYILVEIKQGKLKDGKDQLKSYTLATGAPLALWGNSAQGVTWNRRNHNTFVEIPDLPTNAQTIEEIVSTPWTIQTLIEKEEERDRAGTQARSLRDLIEDMENEVLANAGVDVFEEVFKLIFTKLYDEMSSYRTRHKALRFRNSNTAASLKDQIQKLFDEARKKWPGVFPEDDRIRLSAEHLQVCVGSLEEWKLFNSNLDVVDEAFEYLVNKSSKGEKGQYFTPRWVIDMAVKMMNPKEEETIIDTAAGSAGFTVHSIFHVWDQIKADLDKDKPAEERGKSHLFSMEEKDRRFHDYVAEKVYAIDFDEKSVRVARCLNLIAGDGQTNVLHLNTLDYPKWDQRVDEEEWQDAYGDGWRRLKRLRKDKKSYRHFGFDVLLANPPFAGDIKQSSMLSHYDLGHKTNGKVESAVGRDLLFIERNLDFLKPGGRMAVVLPQGRFNNSSDKRVREYIMERCRILAVVGLHPNTFKPHTGTKTSVLFVQKWNEDPDAGPLCPPRDDYPIFFATQQKPSKDNSGDKIYVTDARGLRKRDSHGHWIVQHDLFNHEGETEDGIAEAFAEFARREKLSFF